One Gemmatimonadota bacterium genomic region harbors:
- a CDS encoding AsnC family protein, with amino-acid sequence MRLAPLDLVVALRLLQGDATYQRLAQELGVAPSQVHQAVERLRMAQLLHPDSKRVNRLALEEFLLHGARYAFPAVLAASARGVPTAHAAEALSSVFGTSDPYVWPSPDGEMMGQALEPLYHGAPGLRERSPETYRLLTLFDAFRVGQARERNAARELLRQAIKSPSVAA; translated from the coding sequence ATGCGACTAGCCCCCCTCGACCTCGTCGTCGCGCTTCGCCTCCTGCAGGGTGACGCGACCTACCAGCGCCTCGCGCAGGAACTCGGCGTCGCGCCGAGCCAGGTCCATCAGGCCGTGGAGCGACTCCGTATGGCACAGCTCCTTCATCCGGATTCCAAGCGGGTCAATCGACTCGCCCTGGAGGAGTTCCTGCTGCATGGCGCCCGCTACGCCTTTCCTGCGGTCCTCGCGGCATCGGCGCGGGGCGTCCCGACGGCGCACGCCGCCGAGGCACTGTCGTCCGTCTTCGGCACGAGCGACCCCTATGTCTGGCCCTCGCCCGACGGCGAGATGATGGGGCAGGCACTTGAACCGCTGTATCACGGTGCGCCGGGGCTTCGCGAGCGCTCGCCCGAGACGTACCGGCTCCTCACCCTGTTCGACGCGTTCCGCGTGGGTCAAGCGCGGGAGCGCAACGCGGCGCGCGAGCTGTTGCGCCAGGCGATCAAGTCGCCATCGGTCGCCGCGTGA
- a CDS encoding peptidase S10: MKAPQRLLAALTILAIPVVLSAQEPKPANWTTRHTIQVGGQAVEYDATVGSIILRDTAEKATGELFFTSYARTNAPNRAARPVIFSYNGGPGSASFWLHMGIMGPRRVRTPLVGQQAPPPYEIVDNAFTLLDVADIVMIDPIGTGFSKPVAPARGADFWGLDEDAASLAQFIRRYLSKTQRWNSPRYLLGESYGTTRSAVLAGHLQRANIDLNGIVLVSSVLQFNTLQFAPGDDLPYIVNFPSYAVTSEYLGKLPGGKRSDLKAFMKEVEDWSLTEYATALLAAGTLDPARRRQVIQKMHQYTGLDPVFLDRADLRVTAPQYEAELLRDKGLVVGRLDARFTGPAGDVLSPNPSHDPQSTALSSAYTSAFNAYLRTELGYDGEREYVPSGATPGWRWARSGPGVSFGFASPNVAPDLAMAIRRNPKLEVLLINGIYDLATPYFAASWTMDRMGLPPDLRDNITREDFPAGHMMYVEEPLLKQWREVLTRFIARTSKR; encoded by the coding sequence ATGAAAGCCCCCCAGCGCCTCCTCGCCGCCCTCACCATCCTCGCGATCCCGGTCGTCCTTTCCGCCCAGGAGCCCAAACCGGCAAACTGGACCACACGCCACACCATCCAGGTCGGCGGGCAGGCCGTGGAATACGACGCCACCGTGGGCAGCATCATCCTGCGGGACACAGCCGAGAAGGCGACGGGCGAGCTGTTCTTCACCAGCTACGCTCGCACCAACGCGCCAAACCGCGCAGCGCGTCCGGTGATCTTCTCCTACAACGGCGGCCCGGGCTCAGCTTCGTTCTGGCTGCACATGGGGATCATGGGGCCGCGGCGCGTACGCACGCCGCTTGTTGGGCAACAGGCGCCGCCACCGTACGAGATCGTGGACAACGCCTTCACGCTGCTCGACGTGGCCGACATCGTCATGATCGATCCCATTGGCACCGGTTTCAGCAAGCCGGTGGCGCCGGCGCGCGGCGCGGACTTCTGGGGGCTGGATGAAGATGCGGCGTCGCTCGCGCAGTTCATCCGCCGGTACTTGAGCAAGACCCAGCGATGGAACTCGCCGCGTTACCTCCTGGGCGAGAGTTATGGCACCACGCGGTCTGCCGTGCTCGCCGGCCACCTACAACGCGCCAACATCGACCTCAACGGCATTGTGCTGGTCTCCTCGGTGCTGCAGTTCAACACGCTGCAGTTTGCCCCCGGCGACGACCTGCCGTACATCGTGAACTTTCCGTCATACGCCGTAACCTCGGAGTACCTCGGCAAGCTCCCCGGCGGGAAGCGGAGCGACCTCAAGGCCTTCATGAAGGAAGTCGAAGACTGGTCGTTGACCGAATACGCGACCGCGCTGCTCGCGGCCGGCACGCTCGACCCGGCGCGTCGTCGACAAGTGATCCAGAAGATGCACCAGTACACGGGGCTCGACCCGGTCTTCCTCGATCGTGCGGATCTCCGCGTGACCGCGCCGCAGTACGAGGCGGAGCTGCTGCGCGACAAGGGGCTCGTAGTCGGTCGCCTGGACGCGCGCTTCACCGGGCCAGCCGGCGATGTCCTCTCGCCCAACCCCTCACACGATCCGCAGTCGACCGCACTCTCCTCCGCCTACACGTCGGCCTTCAACGCCTACCTGCGCACCGAACTCGGCTACGACGGCGAGCGCGAGTATGTGCCGAGTGGGGCGACGCCGGGGTGGCGGTGGGCGCGGTCCGGACCCGGCGTGTCGTTCGGGTTCGCGTCGCCTAACGTGGCGCCGGACCTGGCGATGGCGATCCGGCGGAACCCGAAGCTCGAGGTGCTGCTGATCAACGGGATCTATGACCTGGCGACGCCGTACTTCGCGGCGTCGTGGACGATGGACCGGATGGGGCTGCCGCCCGACCTGCGCGACAACATCACGCGCGAGGACTTTCCGGCGGGGCACATGATGTACGTGGAGGAGCCGCTGCTCAAGCAGTGGCGCGAGGTGCTGACGCGCTTCATCGCGCGGACGTCGAAGCGGTAA
- a CDS encoding ATP-binding protein, with amino-acid sequence MEPLGRFIDPPNGSFFLLGPRGTGKTTWLRQRFPEALTVNLLQPETFREMSARPERLRELVRGNRERRDVVVDEVQRIPELLHVVHDLLEQPDPPRFVLTGSSARKLRRGGVNLLAGRAAMREMHPFLAAELPTFSLEERLRTGLVPLVVGAGDPADALSAYVAAYVDQEVRAEGLVRNVGDFSRFLEAISFSHGGVLTLSNVAREAAVSRKVVEGYVDILDDLLVAFRLPVFSRRASRATVSHPKFYFFDAGVFRALRPSGPLDRPAEIEGAALEGLVAQHLRAWIAYSGTSLDLSYWRTRGGTEVDFVVYGESDFFALEVKHADRVRTADLSGLRSFVTEYPECRPMLLYRGQEKLEIGGIPCWPVDTFLRQLRPGVDAVPRRPA; translated from the coding sequence ATGGAGCCGCTAGGGAGATTTATCGACCCGCCGAACGGGAGTTTCTTCCTTCTCGGGCCGCGAGGCACAGGGAAGACCACCTGGCTGCGGCAGCGGTTCCCCGAAGCACTAACCGTCAACCTCCTCCAGCCGGAGACCTTCCGGGAGATGTCGGCGCGGCCGGAAAGGCTGCGCGAGCTGGTGCGCGGGAACCGTGAACGGCGGGACGTCGTGGTGGACGAGGTGCAGCGGATACCGGAGCTGCTCCATGTCGTACACGACTTGCTCGAACAGCCCGACCCGCCGCGGTTCGTGCTCACGGGGTCCAGTGCCCGCAAGCTCCGACGTGGGGGCGTCAATCTCCTCGCCGGTCGTGCGGCCATGCGCGAGATGCACCCGTTCCTCGCGGCGGAGCTTCCCACCTTCTCGTTGGAGGAGCGCCTGCGCACCGGCCTGGTCCCGTTGGTTGTTGGTGCGGGAGACCCGGCCGACGCCCTGTCCGCATACGTCGCAGCGTACGTCGACCAGGAAGTGCGCGCCGAGGGTTTGGTCCGGAACGTCGGCGACTTCTCGCGATTTCTGGAAGCGATCAGCTTCTCGCACGGCGGTGTGCTGACGCTCAGCAACGTCGCGCGAGAGGCCGCGGTGAGTCGCAAGGTCGTGGAAGGTTACGTGGACATCCTGGACGACCTCCTGGTGGCCTTTCGCCTGCCGGTGTTCAGCCGGCGCGCCAGTCGGGCCACGGTCTCGCACCCGAAGTTCTACTTCTTTGATGCAGGGGTCTTCCGGGCGTTGCGCCCATCCGGACCATTGGATCGCCCAGCCGAGATCGAGGGGGCGGCTCTGGAGGGACTGGTCGCGCAACACCTCCGCGCATGGATCGCCTACTCGGGAACGTCGCTCGATCTTTCGTACTGGCGGACTCGCGGGGGGACAGAGGTGGACTTCGTGGTATACGGCGAGAGCGACTTCTTCGCGCTCGAGGTCAAGCACGCGGATCGCGTGCGCACCGCCGACCTGAGCGGCCTCCGGTCGTTTGTCACCGAGTACCCGGAATGCCGGCCCATGCTCCTGTATCGTGGGCAGGAGAAGCTGGAGATTGGCGGCATCCCCTGCTGGCCCGTGGACACCTTTCTCCGGCAGTTGCGCCCCGGCGTCGACGCCGTACCTCGGCGACCGGCATAA